The window GTAGATTTTGGCAGCCTCGGAGGCGGGGAGCATGGTGGTGGTCGTGCTGGGGGCCCCGGGGATCATCCTCCGGTCTGTGTGAAGAGGGGGGTCTGCTCGGTCCTCAGGATCAGCGTCCTCAGCAAACTataacatctgcagcatctgatCCAGAAATGGAATAAAAACAGTGTTCTGCACAACTTGTCGCTgtttttttggctctttttttcTCGGACTTTATTCAGTCACAGCTGTTCCCTCAGCATCACTGCACTCTGGTATCCATGGCGAGCtcggattttgtttttttcctgctggtTTTCATTCATCACTCTGCAAAAAAACCAAACGctccgagagagagagagagagagaaaacacacaagatTCATGCATCCATCCTCGGTTTATCCTAAATCTGtcctcatatttatttaaaaatgtcgcGTCCGAAGCCACAGACTGTTATTCCGACGGACAGGTTCAGCTGTGTGATTCACTGTGAGAGAAATGGTCCGTGTGTGCTCGACGCCGACAGACCAACAGCCGCAGCTGAGCTCCTATTGAATTAGAGTAGGAGGACAGCCTCGGATATCTCAGGTCCAGCCCACATCCCTTAATCCCAGGCTGACGTGTTATTCCAGTTACACGCGCGAaatcttaaacacacacacaattgaataaaaaaaaagataacagtggAGCTAATATGATCACACATAATCCCACTGTAACAGCTCGGTGACAATAATACTCCGACTGTGTGAGCGGAGGTTGGACAAATGCAACACTAATTAatgcaaacaaatgcacctatattgaacaacaaaaataacaataacagtgagctgaaataaaaaataaaaatgtctgtagtgCTAGTTAAATAGATGGTGTTTTTCCCCAatgatatacagtatttatataataatataattaataatttcccCAGATTTTGCCTGCATTTTCGCTGTTTTAGGTTTACCctacaaatatattttctcaaattAGACCTGGATTAATTATTATATACTCCAGTTTTCTGCATGCTATAAGCAGGTTAAAGCAATTTATCTTTAATTCATAATGTTGTAGTATTGGGTAGTTGTTTTGTCAAtcaaacaaatatattaatttaacaaaaaacaaacaaaaaatctcATATTGAGGTTAATTCAGCATATTTTTGGGGTTATATATACTACTGTGTTATAGGTTAGTCATGCCACTATCTATGTTGTAGAGACCTGATCTAGTAAATACACCTAATCAGACCTAATCAGACCTCCAGCAATATAATGTTCACTATTAGCACAGCTTGCAAGCTTACATAGATTTActgcactttttttatttttacctgctGCTTACTGTGTCCTAATAGTATTATACCATCGTTTCACCACTGCTGTTCATATTGTCTGCCTATATATAATGTATTCATAGCCCTTTACTGTTTATTCCCCATTCTATTTATCctatattttataaagataAGATAAACCTTTGTTTTGCCCCTGGAGAGATTCAGGTCTCTTAGTAGCAACAGAATTGAAGTGAAACACACAAGTACAGGTGGGAGTCAGAGTCAGGGGCATACCAGGTAAATcagaataagaataaaaacaagaatgaTAACAAATCCTGAGACATACAATCaataaaaagatataaatagataaagacTGAGCTGCTGGCCCTGGATGTCTGCACTGGAATCACTAAAATGCTTGAATGAGAGAACATAGGtgaataaatatgatatatgaatgaatataaatgtacagtgtgatggTGGTGTGTATAATCTGTAAATTCTGTACATTACTAGTATTTTGAttcttgtgtctctttaacgatttttagttttatttagacgtcatttaataatacattgcttttacattttctcttgatgcttttattgttttaggtaaagcactttgaattctCTTGTTgctgtgctatataaataagtTTGCCTACTCTATACTTCACTTTTTTGTCACTTCTAATTAAACTACATTAAGTTGTCTTAGTATATGTAGTCTCTGTGAAATcaaagttacattttatttaatattttgtacAATATGAGTTTTTAGAGCCAAAAACTCCATTACCCATGATCCCATATGtgagctctgattggctggttaCCGGAGCTGTCATTTGACGTAATCGGACAGCGCGCGCGAAACTCCAGTGAGTGTCCCCAACTGTTTGCATGTATTTTCAACTTTTAACTTAGTTTTTCTCCTTATTTGAAGTTCGTtaaccattttattttaatgtatgggCATTTATACAGTATTAAGTCGTGATCATAGTGAATAATCTCCTGTACTAGTTCGCGTTTTGGTCGTATTTTGGCTGAAAACCGTCGTGAGTGTGCTGTAACTGAAGACGTTAACCTGGTTGTTTGTAGCTTTTTGTGACTGATCCTcactgtgtgttgttgttgttgttgttgttgttgttgttgttgttagtaGTAGGAAGATCAGGATGTCAGCGCTGTTAGATCACCCAGGAtatgaggaggagaggctgcagAGGGTGGCCGAGCAGCTGCCCTGCAGAGAGGTCCAGGCTGGGATGCTGCTGTCGCTCCTGGGGCAGGTATGTATGTAGGCTGGTGTCCGGTCCTGTCAGCGCTGGTGTTACGGTTTaactcagctattctcaaccttggggtcaggaccccaattggggtcgcgagatgatttctgggggtcgcaaaatcattttggaagtcagctctgtctccactgtgttaaagtgttcatgtgttttagactttttggtaattttgtgtgtttttttagtaattttgtgtcttttttttgtaattttgtgtcttttttggtgaatttgtgtcttttttttttgtaattttgtgtcttttttttttttcattttgtgtcttttttggtcaatttgtgtctttttttggtcattttgtgtattcttttttggtaatattgtggggtttttttggttattttgtgtctttttttgatcattttgtggccaatttgtgtctttggtcattttgtgtcctttttttgattattttgtggccaatttgtgtcttttttgctcattttgtttcctttttttgatcattttgtgtcttttttgggtgatctgaactgtgagattctgttcagtgagcgggggtcgcgggcaacatgcatgttaaattgggggtcgcgactcaaaaaggttgagaatagctggtttaactggtgacagGTAGGGCagcagttaaaaacaaaaaaagaaaatacgtGGCTGCTCCCTTTATCTACTTATTTTATAACGTAGTAAATGTTATCTTTGGAGTCTTTATAAAAGTCTACATAAAAAGGTTtaggtgtgagtgtgttttaaaccacagacacatttggctgaaagtcaccagttaacatggtcaccagttaaaccataACACCGGAAGACTGGAGCATCGTTTCCCTTATATtagcatgttttttgtgttagttTGCATAAATAACAgactattgtatttttttgttctgcACTTTTTGGACTTGACCAGCAAACTTACcagaaaacaatatttaaaaacttttttttgtattgctcGTTTCATAtataagtagggctgggcgatatggataaaatctttaaaatgaacaagaaatttaaagaaacaatggtctaataatgtttccatgactgtaagtagggctgggcaagaTGGCCTTTTATCCTGATATAGGTAATTTAATCTCAATAGTGATGTGACACAATTTGGCTGCTGGTTTTTAACACTGCAATACAAacattatagaaaaatatagaCAACAAGCAACAATATTGTCATTTCACTCAGCTAGTGCTGGTTAGTGTAAAATTAGACATGTAATTATGTATCACGATATGATGCCAATGAAAGATGataaattattgtattgattattattgcccagccctataccTGAGTtacacacactgcagctctTTGTATTTGTTAGTTAGGTTAAAAGATTGTATGATAATATGATTAGTCGTGATAGTTTATGCAAATAGATGCTAAACAAAAGCTCCAGATGCATCAGCCTGGAGAGAATAACTGTGATTTTTCAGTTAACACAGGAGGTTTAATCTAGTGTCTTGacttcattaatttattatatttgaaggTGAGCTCTCagcataaaaaacagaaatatgccACGAAACAACCGCCAATCACTACCTCTAGTTTAAATAATGTTGATGTTATGGATGGACTCGACCAGCAAACTTACCAGAAAGCAATAAATATatcaaatgtaattatttattttacaattattacaagaaaagtgtttttttctaggGTTTTTTGTATGAGAATTAACTGGGATAGGGTGTTTCTTTAGATGATTATCATAATGAAATGTCATAATTatactgaataaaaatgtactgAATTTTGTTCTTGCAGCCACATCAGTACAGCTTCCCCTCAATCTTCATCTATGGTCATCGGGCATCAGGGAAGAGTCATGTCTTGCATGTTTTGCTGAAGGAACTTGAGGTAAGAGAGAATAACTGTCAGTTCACAAAACTGGGAGTGAatggtgtttgtttgtgcagttGTTATGTAGTATTGATTGGGAAGAAATTTGTTAACTAAATAATTATTCTGAACTGTTATACAAACTGTTTATCTGGTTTGCATCAGTGTTTGCTTAACAGTTTGagttattaattaatataaccTTCTATAAACCTTGCATAAATGGTTGAACTTTAGTCGAGCAAAGTCCTCAGTCcttgaaaacattaaattttaTTGAAAGTACCAAAATGTTCTGTTCCTTTTGCTTTGTGCGAGTACTTTAAATGTGTGCCTAGGTTTATGTTTCCCTTCCTTGATTTAAAATTTATGAACGGAATCACTTAAAAGAAAACCCACACTTTAAGCTTTCACCCTCAGGGAGATGCAATAGACGAGCAACAGCATCTGTAATGTGTATAGCAAGTCGTTCTTGCCAACTACTATTAGAATGCTGAAAGCCTCCCCTTCTTATGACTCCACAAACATGCCGTTTGTCCTCATCAGTTttcatgtgttatttttattgttattagagCAGTCTGTTCAGAATGGCCCAGTTACTTGGcctctggtgttgctgcttgcagctttctcGAGAACTGCTCATCCAAACAACTTCACACTCGACACTGCACTTCCTTTGGTCCTGAGCAATACAAATGCCAAGACATCAATGTGTCCCCTAGTGATGCTAGAGTACGAATCATGCTGACAGCAAGCTATTTGGGACCAGGCTACTTCCAGAAAcaaatgtattcattctgaAAGTTTATTAAGCAAGTCTCAAAGGGACATCTTCATAATGCATGAATTGATCAACTAACAGTTCAGAACTATAAGATATTCAATTTACTATCCTATAAAACAAAGGAAAGCATGATTTTTTCATTTGAGGGAGGAAATATTTTCAGCGCTTATGTGATACCAAATACAGCAGAGAAAAACTGaagtattttattgtcatttcatttAGAAAACATTGTGATTGATTGGGCACCAAAAGCAAAGGAGAGAAccaacatagggctgggcgttatgtcaatataaaaaatatatggatatatttttaaatgtgatatggaattagaccacatcgcacatatcgatatagttcaagaaatgtttctttctttatatataaatgctgcccttactagtgtttgtcatatttagtttttagttttagttttgtaatggtcgtcattcttttctcatataaatatatttattttagaaaaagattggcctattttatttcataggctacttttatttaagatatttctttatttaaatatgcaccttatggagctttgatttaaaaaaaaaaaaaaaaaaggtactcctgttgttatacagtatttatgttcacttaaataaacggtttcaataaaactatttgtgactcgtcatatttgactttgactgaacatttgctctcactttgcaataaaaatatcgggatatattcagcctaaatatattgagatatgacttttggtccatatcgcccagccctaaaccAACAATGCATTGAACTCCACAGATATGAAACTGATTGTCTTTttatcctccctcctcctgtctgCAGCTGCCTCACGCCACAGTCAGCTGTGTCGAATGTGTTTCTGTCGCGCTGCTGTTTGAACAAGTGCTGCTGTCCTTCTTTGGCTGCGACGCCGCCTCGCTGCTCCCCCGCAGTCCCTCCCTGTCTGACTTTGTGCGCATCTACAGACAGCAGTGCTCCCAGACTCCTGCCAGGCAGACGCGATGCATTGTGAGTGCCGTGCACTTTACGCCCCGACCAGAAAATCACTCCTCACTTGGCACGCCAAAACACTGTAATCCACGGCACGTCAGATTATTTATCCTTTGGATGTGTCACTTAAATGTTTGTATTATAACATGATTAGTAGTGATAGCTTATGCAAATAGATGCTAAACAAAGCTCCAGATGCATCAGCCTGGAGAGAATAAATGTGATTTCTCAGCCAGCACAGGAGGTTTAATCTAGTGTTTTGGCTtcatcattatattatatttgaaggTGAGCTCAAAACAGAAATGTACCGTGATAAAACAGCCATTCACAACCTCTAGTTTAAGTAATGTGGATGTTACAAAATAAGctcaaatgtgtatttttcaggTAATAGAAAAAGCCGAGCTGCTGAGAGACACTGATGCCAATCTCCTCCCTGCTCTCCTGCGTCTTCAAGAATTGGTGAGAAAGTGCAGCAAGctctttgtcttatccatcaaGTGAGTCTCTTTAATGTGGTTGCACCGCGTGGATGATGAAGAGGGGCTGGAAGAGCTCCTTTTTAATGAATGACCTTGTGCTGAGTGCGTGGAGCTCTTGTTTATAATGCTGTTAGGAAGGAAGGATGGCAAAACACTCACAGCATTTTAATTAAAGACACCGAGAGTAAAAAGACTTATGTGATTGTTTGTGTTCTATTCTCGGGAAAGCAAATTGTTTTCCTGGTCGATTGTGAGTGTTTAGAGGAATCTGTCTTTTTCAATGTCACGTTGCCTCGGAGCGACCACTCAGGATTGTGAAGTGGTAATGAGAATGCAGATTTACACGTATGTGAAGGATGACAGGATGAATGAACGGTTGTTGCGTCtctaatatgtattattattaatatttaggcCTCTCTGTTAAAAGGTGATGGATTAACTAAGGAGGGAAAAGCAAAACGTGAATGCATAAGGCCATTTTTTGTGCATGCAAACAATTTTTTTGCCGTAAAAGctcaaatttggtggcctctcgcaCATTGAAATACAAATTTTCCATCATATactctgatcttaatcattggtcttaaaataatgagtttCTTACCTGATTGTAAACATGTAGGGGATCacaattaccctgtccaatctatcttttgtattgtattgttattaattctgtgtattttactgCTGAATtagcctccaaataaaatgtattattattattattattattgtaaaggagaataaggttataaataaataagttttatttaaggcatcatattttgacaactttcttgtaaattctgtggtggattctgttaacactttaatagatagatggatagatggatagatggatggatggatggatggatggatggactctTATTACCTATGTGGCCCATTCTGTATAACTCTATGATAAGAATCCATTGGTAAGCTGCATTTCCAacttaaactttattttatcctCACATTTGAACAAATGGAACTGGGAAACATTTGGCTTTTTTGCTGAATAAATGGCTTAAATTATTAGTCGACTATCAAAATTGTTGCAGATTCCTTTTCTGTCCATCCACTTCTCAGCccagcacaaaataaaaaacacaaagatataaatacataaaaaacaaattcaagGAGGTGGCAGACATGCGATGGAGACATACTCCTGCTGAGTCCACTTATTGAACAAAACCAccattatttttcataattgtattttgtgtccttttcaggTTGAGGACAACATTACCGTCATCCTGCTGAGTGAAATCGTCTGGGACAAGTTCAGGCCAAACACCGGCTGTTTCGAGCCCCTTCTGCTCCATTTCCCCGACTACAGTAAAGGTATaattgctcacacacacacacacacacactcttgtacttctatctttgtgagggccctcattggaatagtaaattcccttgcaaggttataatagtttgggatttttcattagttttaatgttgttgtgaatttttgttttcaaattcagttagtttttagagtgagtttgctagttttagtttagtaaatttacagtaaattttgacaaaaagttgacaaagatgaaaacgctGCTGAAAGATGAAAAGGcctaaatgtcctcactttgcaaaaatgtcctcactctgttggttaaaaatgtattccggtcctcactatgtaggaagtacaagaacacacacacacacacacacacacgggcacgTGCTTCATCAGCCAGTGTCATGAATAAACTCCCACCACGCTGCATAATGATGACACACTCGGCGGATGCGGTGTGAGATGTGAGATCTGTACCTGCGATTTTGTTCTAACACTTCAGGCAGCGAATGAGGAGCAATATTGCGTTACAAAACACGCCGCTGTATAAAGTCAGCACTGTGCAGGGAGTGAATTATTGTACTTAATATGTGAGAAGAGACATTTCTTTTTCATAATACgtctatttttgtgtgttttctcttcaCTTATTTGAAGGTGAGCTGCAGCAGATCCTGTCCCAGGACAGACACCCTTCATATTCAGCTGAGTTTTACTCGTCCTACATCAACATCCTGCTGGGAGTCTTTTACTCGGTCTGTCGGGACCTCAGAGAGCTGCGCCACctggtcagacacacacatacacgaacacacacacactcttataaGTCATTAAAGCTTTTTCAGTCTTGCATCATTGAtcgatttctcttttttttctctttttaactaGGCTGCCCTCAACTTTTCAAAGTTCTGCGAGCCGTTAGCAGAAGGAAAAGGTAAAGAGGTGTATTCATTCATCTGACAGCTGATCAATATTTAAAGATACCTTGTTTCACCCttttctttgtgttcatttgAAGAGGGATCTTTCTATCATGTTGAAATGCCCTGAAGCTATTTGAacttttcaatatttatttCTCTAAAGCTGCATCAATTGATTTTTTTGGGGCCAATTGGAACAAGCTGTATACACAACATTGACATATTGTCGCCATATAAAGTCGTTGTGGTGATTGTGTTAGCGAACACATCTTGCAATCACCACGTTATATCTCCGGAGCTGCTGTACTTACATGATTTAGGTCACAGCGgggtcaaactgatccatgaaaggaGCATGTGGctgccaaggttattatagttaacaaataacgaaaactagaattgaaaaaacattttcgtcaactgatataaaaataaaaactagagtttaaaaaaaaacgataactaactgaaactgtattgcgtggttacaaaactaactaaaattatagtgaaaatgtccttagttttcgtttttgtcaacttttttcattcataattcagtgtttctatttgaacatgcaacacatggtgaatatgtctactgagactgggatgtctacactagaaccaaaattcaaaacacccagaactgtaagagttaataaccttattggggctgagatgataaaccaaaggaaataaaggaaacatttattatggcctctttgaatcttgcacccaacatatagcccattacaaaaaaactaaaactaacactaaaactaattaaacctaaactaaaactaagcattttcaaaaactaaactaaaactagaaaactcactctaaaaactaactaaaactaactgaatttgaaaacaaaaattcacaacgaaattaaaactaaaactaatgaaaaatcccaaactattataaccttggtggctgcaggtttttattcCTACCAAGCAGGAGCACAACTGACCCAACCCCCTGTTAGGAGGTGCATGTCAGCTGCAGTTTACGTtaggttagggctgggcgatatggaccaaaatatCCTGATTTATTTAGGCTggatatcgatatacgatatattagggttgtcacgatactaaaattttcaactcgatgccgatactcaggaaaatattcgatactcgatacaattttcgataccacaaggataaaaacaaagaccccaaaatttaacagaaatatttttattaaaaatgcaacatgtaaaa of the Centropristis striata isolate RG_2023a ecotype Rhode Island chromosome 22, C.striata_1.0, whole genome shotgun sequence genome contains:
- the orc5 gene encoding origin recognition complex subunit 5, which produces MSALLDHPGYEEERLQRVAEQLPCREVQAGMLLSLLGQPHQYSFPSIFIYGHRASGKSHVLHVLLKELELPHATVSCVECVSVALLFEQVLLSFFGCDAASLLPRSPSLSDFVRIYRQQCSQTPARQTRCIVIEKAELLRDTDANLLPALLRLQELVEDNITVILLSEIVWDKFRPNTGCFEPLLLHFPDYSKGELQQILSQDRHPSYSAEFYSSYINILLGVFYSVCRDLRELRHLAALNFSKFCEPLAEGKVKESDTHKLWRNIEPHLKKAMQTVYLREVSSLQWEQMQQMEEKENGALRGLSAHTHVELPYYSKFLLIAAYLASYNPARTDKRFFVKHHGKVRKTNFLKKNEKTSNHLLGPKPFPLDRLLAIFYTVVDSRVAPTASIFSQISSLVTLQLLTKVSHDDQLDAPKFKCAVSMDFICAISRTVNFEILKYLYDFL